One stretch of Pedobacter riviphilus DNA includes these proteins:
- a CDS encoding TIR domain-containing protein yields the protein MAKWADYCVSKLSLNENGFIDNIIYCEDLGDSLGYKFERNRSWMVEQVSKGKTFCSIKSNEKGGWNNIGQFSYDGNIFSWKKVPKNITQRKTFISYYHYEDQDYKEKFKNLFGDLITHKSVEDCDIDSDNSDGYIKQLIQKGYLSDTTVLVVLIGPNTKHRKHIDWEISGALNYKVGDKYSGILGLKLPSHSDYATGHHHYDLLPDRVSDNLKSDYAIIRDWTDDRVKMQEYIELAFERRYTHSDNIDNTKKQMTENTNE from the coding sequence ATGGCTAAATGGGCAGATTATTGTGTTAGCAAATTATCATTAAATGAAAATGGATTTATTGATAATATTATTTATTGTGAAGATTTAGGAGATTCTTTAGGTTACAAGTTTGAAAGAAATAGAAGCTGGATGGTAGAACAGGTCTCGAAAGGTAAAACATTTTGTTCTATAAAGAGTAATGAGAAAGGTGGATGGAATAATATTGGACAGTTTTCGTATGATGGAAACATCTTTAGTTGGAAGAAAGTACCTAAAAATATTACTCAAAGAAAGACATTCATAAGCTATTACCATTACGAGGATCAAGATTACAAGGAGAAATTTAAGAATTTATTTGGCGATTTAATTACTCATAAATCTGTAGAAGATTGTGATATAGATTCTGATAATTCTGATGGGTATATAAAACAGTTAATTCAGAAAGGTTATCTATCAGACACAACTGTTTTAGTTGTTTTAATAGGTCCAAATACAAAACATAGAAAACATATAGATTGGGAAATCTCTGGTGCATTAAATTACAAAGTAGGTGATAAGTATTCTGGTATTTTAGGATTGAAGCTACCAAGTCATTCTGATTATGCAACTGGACACCATCATTATGATCTATTGCCTGATAGGGTATCTGATAATCTTAAATCAGATTATGCTATAATAAGAGATTGGACAGATGATAGAGTAAAGATGCAAGAATATATCGAACTCGCTTTTGAAAGGAGATATACTCACTCTGATAATATAGATAATACCAAAAAACAAATGACAGAAAATACAAATGAGTAA
- a CDS encoding toll/interleukin-1 receptor domain-containing protein produces the protein MKYPLNIYIVWHPDSLVGEAIAKELYNTFCRDYKTPLSRGLGIPVYFRSAKLDNNKPVAVDFSGAEKNAVICLIDDVYFLDDYFKQFTSEIVGKLDDNNRIYPIKLFEKAHSIGCGLSNLQFVDAMVFFKDKLDFQREEDLSKAIKKIKSEVLHDCARLLMEYHPIFKDKEKHRIGSPVKLFLSHAKYDGQSTTIKFKQFIENNLKLDVFFDTVDIANGYDFAKQFEQEILNSALVVFHTDEYSNREWCRREVLIAKRHKSPIVVVHKITEGEKRAFPYLGNVPTTVLNDNDEELSFYNIVYLTLYQVLNNLYQYRLLSNHKVLKDIDAEIKVITSPPELFNFVDIKAYQKEIDKKLIILYPDPPLGLEELSILNEVDSDVEFITPINLH, from the coding sequence ATGAAGTATCCTTTAAATATATATATAGTTTGGCATCCAGACTCATTGGTTGGAGAAGCTATTGCAAAAGAGTTATATAACACTTTTTGTAGAGATTATAAAACCCCTCTTTCTAGAGGTTTGGGTATCCCGGTTTACTTTAGAAGCGCAAAATTAGATAATAATAAGCCCGTTGCTGTTGATTTTTCAGGCGCTGAAAAAAATGCAGTCATTTGTTTAATTGATGATGTTTATTTTTTAGATGATTATTTTAAACAATTTACTTCTGAAATAGTAGGTAAACTTGACGATAATAATAGAATTTATCCCATTAAACTATTTGAAAAAGCCCATAGTATTGGATGCGGGCTATCTAACTTACAATTTGTAGATGCCATGGTTTTCTTTAAAGATAAGCTAGATTTTCAGAGAGAAGAAGATTTATCAAAAGCTATTAAAAAGATAAAATCGGAAGTATTGCATGATTGTGCTAGATTGTTAATGGAATACCATCCAATTTTTAAAGACAAAGAAAAACATAGAATTGGTTCTCCTGTTAAACTTTTTTTAAGTCATGCGAAATATGACGGACAAAGTACAACTATTAAGTTCAAGCAATTTATAGAGAATAATCTCAAGCTAGATGTATTTTTCGATACGGTTGATATTGCAAATGGTTACGACTTTGCTAAACAGTTTGAGCAAGAGATTTTAAATTCTGCACTTGTAGTTTTTCATACTGATGAATACTCTAACAGAGAGTGGTGCCGTAGAGAGGTTCTCATAGCCAAGAGGCATAAATCTCCTATTGTAGTAGTACATAAAATCACAGAAGGAGAAAAACGGGCTTTTCCATATTTGGGGAACGTGCCAACGACCGTGTTGAATGATAATGACGAAGAGTTGAGTTTTTACAATATAGTGTATTTAACACTATATCAGGTGCTTAATAATCTATATCAGTACAGATTACTTTCGAACCATAAAGTACTTAAGGATATAGATGCAGAAATAAAAGTGATAACTTCTCCTCCTGAACTATTCAATTTTGTAGACATAAAAGCATATCAGAAAGAGATTGATAAGAAGTTAATTATCTTATATCCAGATCCTCCATTGGGTTTAGAAGAGTTGTCTATCTTAAATGAAGTGGATTCTGATGTAGAGTTTATAACACCTATTAATTTGCATTAA
- a CDS encoding nucleoside triphosphate pyrophosphohydrolase family protein, whose protein sequence is MEFSSYQEQAKKTIQEYIQGKEANKLVPFLGLIGEAGSVITELKKSLRDGKAYTSYNKKLKEELGDLLWYIATIATENGLKLDEIASGNLLKIKDRFDIDQSENFIIYDEQYPESERFAREFEIQFDVINEGGKEKVKITNNTTGEQLGDIISDNSHQDDGYRFHDIFHFGYVAFLGWSPVVRKLMKNKRKSDSNTDEIEDGARAAITEELISLYIYSHGMDHQLFKYSNSVDTEVLKTVQKLVSGIEVENCTQKQWETAIINSYKVYDELRKNGGGRVLVSIKNRKLTYLGKN, encoded by the coding sequence ATGGAATTTTCATCATATCAAGAACAAGCAAAAAAAACTATACAAGAATATATTCAGGGAAAGGAAGCTAATAAACTAGTTCCCTTTTTAGGGCTAATCGGTGAGGCAGGCTCTGTAATTACAGAACTAAAAAAAAGTCTAAGAGATGGGAAAGCTTATACTAGTTATAATAAAAAGCTTAAAGAAGAGCTTGGTGATTTGTTATGGTATATAGCTACAATAGCTACCGAAAATGGATTGAAGCTTGATGAAATAGCATCAGGAAATCTCTTAAAGATTAAGGATAGATTTGATATTGATCAATCCGAGAATTTTATTATATATGATGAACAATATCCAGAAAGTGAGCGTTTTGCTAGAGAATTCGAAATCCAGTTTGATGTGATTAATGAGGGAGGAAAAGAAAAGGTTAAAATTACCAATAATACAACGGGAGAGCAACTAGGAGATATTATCTCGGATAATTCCCATCAAGATGATGGGTATAGGTTTCACGATATTTTTCATTTTGGATATGTAGCTTTTTTAGGTTGGTCGCCCGTTGTGAGAAAACTAATGAAGAATAAAAGAAAAAGTGATAGTAATACAGATGAGATAGAAGACGGAGCAAGGGCAGCTATTACAGAAGAATTAATTAGCCTTTACATTTACAGTCATGGCATGGACCACCAATTGTTCAAATATAGTAATAGCGTTGATACAGAAGTTTTAAAAACTGTTCAAAAATTAGTTAGTGGTATAGAGGTAGAAAATTGCACACAGAAGCAATGGGAAACTGCCATTATAAACTCATATAAAGTTTATGATGAGTTAAGAAAAAATGGAGGTGGCAGAGTATTAGTAAGCATTAAAAATAGAAAACTTACTTATTTGGGGAAGAACTAA
- a CDS encoding nucleotide kinase domain-containing protein gives MILKKKSQPKPSVVFDTYWKFATERQNIFFNRIAKQEVLTDDPIFLRHKFTNVYRASDRVSQYLIKDIIYQKENYSRQDILFRIILFKIFNKISTWQLLEEEIGNICVETFNFNEYCTILSEARKAKEAIYSGAYIMTSGKSIFGYDFKHENHLKLIEQYILKPRFLESIQNCKTLESLYSLLRDLPTIGNFLAYQYAIDINYSELTNFSEMDFVMPGPGAKDGIKKCFTSYGDYSEADIIRWVTDNQEREFKRLDLDFKSLGLRPLQLIDCQNLFCETDKYARVAHPDIIGYSDRKRIKQVYKSSKNEIEYFYPPKWKLKLP, from the coding sequence TTGATACTTAAGAAAAAATCGCAACCGAAGCCAAGTGTAGTTTTTGATACTTACTGGAAATTTGCAACTGAACGTCAAAATATCTTTTTTAATAGGATTGCAAAACAAGAAGTTTTAACTGATGATCCAATATTTCTAAGGCATAAATTTACGAATGTTTATAGAGCATCTGATAGGGTTAGTCAATATTTGATAAAAGATATTATCTACCAAAAAGAAAATTATTCTCGACAAGATATTCTTTTTAGAATTATACTCTTTAAAATATTTAATAAAATAAGTACTTGGCAGCTGCTTGAGGAAGAGATCGGAAATATCTGTGTTGAAACATTTAATTTTAACGAGTATTGTACTATTTTAAGCGAAGCGAGAAAAGCAAAAGAAGCTATTTATTCTGGCGCTTATATTATGACCTCTGGTAAAAGTATTTTCGGCTATGACTTTAAGCACGAAAACCATCTAAAATTAATAGAACAATATATATTAAAACCTAGATTTTTGGAAAGTATTCAGAATTGTAAAACGTTAGAAAGCTTATATTCTCTGTTACGAGATTTACCCACTATAGGTAATTTTTTAGCTTATCAATACGCAATAGATATCAACTACAGCGAACTGACTAATTTCAGCGAGATGGACTTTGTAATGCCTGGTCCGGGTGCTAAAGATGGGATTAAAAAATGTTTTACTAGTTATGGTGATTACTCAGAGGCTGACATCATACGTTGGGTTACAGATAATCAAGAAAGGGAATTTAAAAGGCTGGATTTGGATTTTAAGAGTTTAGGGCTACGGCCTTTGCAGTTGATTGACTGTCAGAATTTATTTTGTGAGACCGATAAATATGCTAGGGTAGCTCATCCAGATATTATCGGTTATTCCGATAGAAAAAGGATTAAGCAGGTTTATAAGTCAAGCAAGAATGAAATAGAATACTTCTATCCACCTAAATGGAAATTGAAACTTCCTTAA
- a CDS encoding helix-turn-helix domain-containing protein, with protein sequence MEELKKEEILKLFGTHLKNIRNEKKISLRVLEQLSNIDYSQIHRIEKGETAPSLVTLLSLAKGLGIDPKELLDFLN encoded by the coding sequence GTGGAAGAACTCAAAAAAGAAGAAATACTTAAATTATTCGGCACTCATTTGAAAAATATTAGGAATGAGAAAAAGATTAGTCTACGTGTACTTGAGCAACTTTCCAACATAGATTATAGTCAAATTCATAGAATTGAAAAAGGTGAAACAGCACCTTCTCTGGTTACATTACTTTCTTTAGCAAAAGGTTTGGGGATTGACCCAAAGGAATTGTTGGATTTTCTAAATTAG
- a CDS encoding NAD(P)H-dependent oxidoreductase, whose protein sequence is MKTLIVVTHPDIKSSLINKRWIEELTQYPDKYLVHQLYEAYPDEKIDVLAEQQLIEQHDKIVFQFPYYWFNCPPLLKKWMDEVLTHGWAYGSKSGYKLADKKIALAISLGVEEHELRPSEKYKYTLAELTRPFELSFEYVKADYRPLFAYYGMEHNTSKKWVEESIPLYLDFLDSL, encoded by the coding sequence ATGAAGACACTAATCGTCGTAACACATCCCGATATTAAAAGTTCCCTAATCAACAAACGGTGGATAGAAGAATTAACTCAATACCCTGATAAATATCTGGTCCATCAACTGTATGAGGCCTATCCTGATGAAAAGATTGATGTACTGGCAGAACAACAGCTGATTGAACAACATGATAAAATCGTATTCCAGTTTCCCTATTATTGGTTCAATTGCCCCCCACTTTTAAAAAAATGGATGGATGAAGTGCTCACTCATGGATGGGCCTACGGCAGCAAAAGCGGTTATAAATTGGCTGACAAGAAAATTGCCCTGGCCATTTCTTTGGGCGTTGAAGAACACGAACTGCGTCCATCAGAAAAGTATAAATATACATTAGCAGAATTAACCCGTCCGTTCGAACTTTCATTTGAATATGTAAAAGCCGATTACCGTCCCCTGTTTGCTTATTATGGAATGGAGCATAACACATCAAAAAAATGGGTAGAAGAAAGCATTCCTTTGTATTTAGATTTTTTAGATTCGTTATAA